The following coding sequences lie in one Sphingobium sp. KCTC 72723 genomic window:
- a CDS encoding bifunctional aconitate hydratase 2/2-methylisocitrate dehydratase — protein sequence MSIYLDYLSEIDSRKTQGLAPKPIDDGALVRDIIALIQDAGNANRADALKFFIYNTLPGTTSAAAVKAAFLKQIVQGQVIVPEITVAFAFELLSHMKGGPSIAVLLDIALGDDAKLAAQAGNVLKTQFFLYDADMFRLRDAHAAGNAVATGVLESYAKAEFFTKLPDVEDEIEVVTFIAGEGDISTDLLSPGNQAHSRSDRELHGLCMMTPEAQQQIVALKAQHPDKRVMLIAEKGTMGVGSSRMSGVNNVALWTGKQSSPYVPFVNYAPVVGGTNGISPIFATTVDVTGGIGINLKNWVKMTGPDGKPILNNDGNPVLEEKFSVETGTVLKIDVKNKKLTDEAGNELVDVAAAFTPQKMEFMKAGSSYAIVFGKKLQTFAAETLGVEAPLVFAPNKEITVEGQGLTAVEKIFNRNAVGVAPGKILHAGSDVRVTVNIVGSQDTTGLMTAQELEAMAATVISPLVDGAYQSGCHTASVWDKKAQANIPKLMSFMNNFGLITARDPRGVYHAMTDVIHKVLNDITVDDWAIIIGGDSHTRMSKGVAFGADSGTVALALATGEATMPIPQSVKVTFKGKMLPYMDFRDVVHATQAQMLAQSGGENVFQGRIIEVHIGTLLADQAFTFTDWTAEMKAKASICISEDATLIESLEIAKSRIQIMIDKGMENAAGTLRGLIALADKRIAQIRSGEKPALTPEANAKYFAEIVVDLDLIDEPMIADPDVNNADVSKRYTHDTIRPVSYYGGTKKVDLGFIGSCMVHKGDMKILAQMLKNIEASEGKVEFKAPLVVAPPTYNIVDELKAEGDWDVLKKYAGFEFDDVAPKNAARTSYENMLYLERPGCNLCMGNQEKAAKGDTVLATSTRLFQGRVVEDTAEKKGESLLASTPVVVLSTILGRTPNMDEYKNAVMGIDLTKFAPPVAH from the coding sequence ATGAGCATTTACCTGGATTATCTGTCCGAAATCGACAGCCGAAAGACTCAGGGACTTGCGCCCAAGCCAATCGACGACGGAGCGCTGGTCCGCGACATCATCGCCCTGATCCAGGATGCGGGGAACGCAAATCGCGCCGACGCGCTGAAATTCTTTATCTACAACACGCTGCCCGGCACCACGAGCGCAGCGGCGGTCAAGGCAGCGTTCCTCAAGCAGATCGTCCAGGGACAGGTAATCGTCCCGGAAATCACGGTCGCCTTCGCCTTCGAACTGCTCAGCCACATGAAGGGCGGCCCTTCCATCGCCGTGCTGCTCGACATTGCGCTGGGCGATGACGCCAAACTCGCGGCTCAGGCGGGCAACGTCCTCAAGACTCAATTCTTCCTGTACGACGCCGACATGTTCCGCCTGCGTGACGCCCATGCGGCGGGCAACGCGGTTGCGACAGGCGTGCTGGAAAGCTACGCCAAGGCTGAGTTTTTCACCAAACTGCCGGATGTCGAGGACGAGATCGAAGTCGTGACCTTCATCGCGGGTGAAGGTGACATTTCGACCGACCTGCTCTCGCCGGGCAATCAGGCGCACTCGCGCTCCGACCGCGAACTGCATGGCCTGTGCATGATGACGCCGGAAGCGCAGCAGCAGATCGTGGCGCTGAAAGCCCAGCACCCCGACAAGCGCGTCATGCTGATCGCCGAAAAAGGTACGATGGGCGTCGGTTCTTCGCGCATGTCGGGCGTCAACAATGTGGCGCTGTGGACCGGCAAGCAGTCCAGCCCCTATGTCCCCTTCGTCAACTATGCCCCCGTCGTCGGCGGCACCAACGGCATTTCGCCGATCTTCGCGACGACCGTGGACGTGACCGGCGGCATCGGCATCAACCTGAAAAACTGGGTCAAGATGACTGGCCCGGACGGCAAGCCGATCCTGAACAATGACGGCAATCCGGTGCTGGAGGAGAAATTCTCGGTCGAAACCGGCACGGTTCTGAAGATCGACGTCAAGAACAAGAAGCTGACCGACGAGGCTGGCAACGAACTGGTCGATGTCGCCGCCGCCTTCACCCCGCAGAAGATGGAGTTCATGAAGGCGGGCAGCAGCTACGCCATCGTCTTCGGCAAGAAGCTCCAGACCTTCGCCGCCGAAACGCTGGGCGTCGAAGCGCCGCTGGTGTTCGCCCCGAACAAGGAAATCACGGTCGAGGGCCAGGGCCTGACGGCGGTGGAAAAGATCTTCAACCGCAACGCCGTGGGCGTCGCGCCGGGCAAGATATTGCACGCCGGGTCGGACGTGCGCGTCACGGTCAACATCGTGGGGTCGCAGGACACCACTGGCCTGATGACCGCGCAGGAACTCGAAGCCATGGCGGCCACCGTCATTTCGCCGCTGGTCGATGGCGCCTATCAGTCGGGCTGCCACACCGCGTCGGTGTGGGACAAGAAGGCGCAGGCCAATATCCCGAAGCTCATGTCCTTCATGAACAATTTCGGCCTCATCACCGCGCGCGACCCCAGGGGCGTCTATCATGCGATGACGGACGTGATCCACAAGGTGCTGAACGACATCACCGTGGACGACTGGGCGATCATCATCGGCGGCGACAGCCACACCCGCATGTCGAAGGGCGTGGCTTTCGGCGCGGACTCCGGCACGGTGGCGCTGGCGCTGGCCACGGGCGAGGCGACCATGCCGATCCCGCAGTCGGTCAAGGTCACCTTCAAGGGCAAGATGTTGCCCTATATGGATTTCCGCGACGTCGTCCACGCGACCCAGGCGCAGATGCTGGCCCAGTCCGGCGGCGAAAATGTGTTCCAGGGCCGTATCATCGAAGTGCATATCGGCACGCTGCTGGCCGATCAGGCCTTCACCTTCACGGACTGGACGGCCGAAATGAAGGCCAAGGCGTCGATCTGCATTTCGGAAGACGCAACGCTGATCGAGTCGCTGGAAATCGCCAAGTCGCGCATCCAGATCATGATCGACAAGGGCATGGAAAATGCCGCCGGCACGCTACGCGGCCTGATCGCGCTGGCGGACAAGCGCATCGCGCAAATCCGTTCGGGCGAAAAGCCTGCACTGACGCCGGAGGCCAACGCCAAATATTTCGCTGAAATCGTGGTCGACCTCGATCTGATCGACGAGCCGATGATCGCCGACCCGGACGTCAACAATGCCGACGTGTCCAAGCGCTACACTCATGACACCATCCGTCCTGTCTCCTATTATGGCGGCACCAAGAAGGTCGATCTGGGCTTCATCGGATCGTGCATGGTGCATAAGGGCGACATGAAGATCCTAGCCCAGATGCTCAAGAATATCGAAGCCAGCGAAGGCAAGGTCGAGTTCAAGGCGCCACTGGTCGTCGCCCCGCCGACCTATAATATCGTCGATGAGCTGAAAGCCGAAGGCGATTGGGATGTGCTGAAGAAATATGCCGGGTTCGAATTTGACGACGTAGCGCCCAAGAATGCGGCGCGTACCAGCTACGAAAATATGCTGTATCTGGAGCGTCCGGGTTGCAACCTGTGCATGGGCAATCAGGAAAAGGCCGCCAAGGGCGACACTGTCCTCGCCACATCGACCCGCCTGTTCCAGGGTCGTGTCGTGGAGGATACCGCCGAGAAGAAGGGCGAATCGCTCCTCGCCTCGACCCCGGTCGTGGTGCTGTCGACTATCCTGGGCCGCACGCCCAACATGGACGAATATAAGAACGCGGTCATGGGCATCGACCTGACCAAGTTCGCGCCGCCAGTGGCCCACTGA
- a CDS encoding DUF885 domain-containing protein, with protein MRTILSLLPAALLLAATPAMAQQATPRDQLQSIMDDHWAWWLSVHPTEATARGVRTYDDRIYDMLLPARAAQIKAEQAFVARLEAIADASLTPADRVNRSVLLWMLRDDIAGDTHPAERLMLFTSYYGWHQGFAGMADGLPFYNRADYDSYLTRLSLYPKQNSDALAITRQAIKGGYVQPCSVLGKYAASISGIVAGKPEETRFYEPFTRAKPRDISDADWVTMQARAKSLIKDVIAPEYRAWHDLFVTDYLPHCRKSDSASTLPGGAAWYASRVRAHTTTDLTPDQIHAIGLSEVTRIRARMDAVATKAGYPSRAAFTDHLRTDPRYYAKTPEELLQVAARQAKAIDGLLPRYFGTLPRLPYGLKPIPAAEAEGTTTAYYMPGSPESGIAGTYFVNTSRLDQRPFWELPALTAHEAVPGHHNQIALQQELPLPPFRKYLAGFTAYVEGWALYTEYLGEEMGLYDTPEKMMGRLSYEMWRACRLVVDTGIHAKGWDKARAVAFMTENSALSAANIDAEVNRYISWPGQALGYKLGEIKIRELRDKAEAALGPKFDLRRFHDIVLAQGAVPLTVLESQIDGWIATEKAR; from the coding sequence ATGCGCACCATATTGTCCCTGCTCCCCGCCGCTCTCCTCCTCGCCGCCACGCCCGCAATGGCGCAGCAGGCAACGCCCCGCGATCAACTGCAAAGCATCATGGACGATCATTGGGCCTGGTGGCTCTCCGTCCACCCGACCGAAGCGACTGCACGCGGCGTGCGCACCTATGACGACCGCATCTATGACATGTTGCTCCCCGCCCGCGCCGCGCAGATCAAGGCGGAGCAGGCCTTTGTCGCCCGACTGGAAGCCATTGCCGACGCCAGCCTGACCCCTGCCGATCGAGTCAACCGTTCGGTCCTGCTGTGGATGCTGCGGGACGATATTGCCGGAGATACCCATCCCGCCGAACGGCTGATGCTGTTTACCAGCTATTATGGCTGGCATCAGGGTTTTGCCGGAATGGCCGACGGCCTGCCATTCTACAACCGCGCCGACTATGACAGCTATCTCACTCGCCTGTCGCTCTACCCCAAGCAGAATAGCGATGCCCTTGCCATCACGCGGCAGGCGATCAAGGGCGGCTATGTTCAGCCCTGTTCGGTGCTGGGCAAATATGCCGCCAGCATCAGCGGCATCGTCGCGGGCAAGCCGGAGGAGACGCGCTTCTACGAACCCTTCACCCGCGCCAAACCCCGCGACATCAGCGACGCGGACTGGGTGACGATGCAGGCGCGCGCCAAAAGTCTGATCAAGGACGTCATCGCCCCTGAATATCGCGCCTGGCACGACCTGTTCGTCACTGACTATCTCCCCCATTGCCGCAAGAGCGATAGCGCCTCCACTCTGCCGGGCGGCGCAGCCTGGTATGCCAGCCGGGTGCGGGCGCACACCACGACGGACCTGACGCCGGACCAGATCCACGCCATCGGCCTGTCCGAAGTCACGCGCATCCGCGCCCGCATGGATGCAGTCGCGACCAAGGCTGGCTATCCCTCCCGCGCCGCCTTCACTGACCATCTGCGCACTGATCCGCGCTATTATGCCAAAACGCCGGAGGAACTGCTGCAAGTCGCCGCGCGTCAGGCAAAGGCGATCGACGGTCTGTTGCCGCGCTATTTCGGCACGCTGCCGCGCCTGCCCTATGGCCTCAAACCCATTCCCGCCGCCGAAGCGGAAGGGACGACCACGGCCTATTACATGCCCGGTTCGCCCGAAAGCGGCATTGCAGGGACCTATTTCGTCAATACATCGCGCCTCGACCAGCGCCCCTTCTGGGAACTGCCCGCATTGACCGCGCATGAAGCCGTGCCGGGTCACCACAACCAGATCGCCCTGCAACAGGAATTGCCGCTGCCACCCTTCCGCAAATATCTGGCGGGCTTTACGGCCTATGTGGAGGGCTGGGCGCTCTACACCGAATATCTGGGGGAGGAGATGGGCCTGTACGACACGCCCGAAAAGATGATGGGACGCCTGTCCTACGAAATGTGGCGCGCCTGCCGTCTGGTCGTGGACACCGGCATCCATGCCAAGGGCTGGGACAAGGCGCGCGCGGTTGCGTTCATGACGGAAAACAGCGCGCTGTCCGCCGCCAATATCGATGCGGAGGTGAACCGCTATATCAGCTGGCCGGGGCAGGCGCTGGGCTACAAGCTGGGCGAAATCAAAATCCGCGAATTGCGCGACAAGGCCGAAGCCGCGCTGGGACCGAAATTCGACCTGCGCCGCTTCCACGACATAGTGCTGGCGCAGGGAGCCGTGCCGCTGACGGTGCTGGAAAGCCAGATCGACGGCTGGATCGCGACGGAAAAAGCGCGTTGA
- a CDS encoding DUF5818 domain-containing protein produces MTEIGAGVDETGRLLRDDAGFLLQRDLGGVYRLVLLRVPVDHVEKRVRVRGYHAGDGIVEADGVAPV; encoded by the coding sequence ATGACGGAAATTGGCGCTGGCGTAGATGAAACAGGCAGGTTGCTACGCGACGATGCGGGCTTCCTGCTCCAGCGTGATCTGGGCGGCGTCTACCGGCTCGTGCTGCTGCGCGTGCCGGTGGACCATGTCGAAAAGCGGGTCCGGGTGCGCGGCTATCATGCGGGCGATGGCATAGTAGAAGCTGACGGCGTGGCACCTGTCTGA
- a CDS encoding DUF1328 domain-containing protein, with protein sequence MLKLAVISLVIAAVLAILGFGGAAGTFVGIAKILFFIAIAIFALFLVLGLLAGKGIKDAID encoded by the coding sequence ATGTTGAAACTGGCAGTCATCTCACTCGTCATCGCCGCCGTTCTGGCGATCCTGGGCTTTGGCGGCGCGGCCGGCACCTTCGTCGGCATCGCCAAGATCCTGTTCTTCATCGCCATCGCCATCTTCGCCCTGTTCCTCGTGCTGGGTCTATTGGCTGGCAAGGGCATCAAGGATGCCATAGACTGA
- a CDS encoding 2-hydroxyacid dehydrogenase, giving the protein MAQKPRKTQQRPAKPRVVVTRRLPPQVEARMAQLFDASFNVGDGAMTRTDLTRAMAQCDVLVPCISDPIDAALIAAAPERLQLIASFGSGVDHIDLAAARARGIIVTNTPGVLTEDTADMTMALILSVPRRLAEGEKLVRSGQWRGWSPSGMLGHRIGGKKLGIIGMGRIGRAVARRARAFGLSIAYHNRHRLPFEVEQELEAEWYGDIDAMLAACDIVSIHCPLNGDSRALIDARRIALMPPHAYLINTSRAEITDEAALIAALDEGRIAGAGLDVYTHEPAVDARLFALANVVLLPHMGSATFEGRDATGARVIANIRSWVDGHRPPNQVLEGWV; this is encoded by the coding sequence ATGGCCCAGAAACCGCGCAAGACCCAACAGCGCCCCGCCAAGCCGCGCGTCGTCGTCACGCGCCGCCTGCCCCCTCAGGTAGAGGCGCGGATGGCGCAGCTGTTCGACGCCAGCTTCAATGTCGGCGACGGCGCGATGACCCGCACCGACCTTACCCGTGCGATGGCGCAATGCGACGTGCTGGTCCCCTGCATCAGCGACCCGATCGACGCCGCGCTTATCGCCGCCGCGCCCGAACGCTTGCAACTCATTGCCAGCTTCGGCAGCGGCGTCGATCATATCGATCTGGCCGCCGCTCGCGCGCGGGGCATCATCGTCACCAACACCCCCGGCGTCCTGACGGAGGATACCGCCGACATGACGATGGCGCTGATCCTGTCGGTCCCCCGTCGCCTGGCGGAGGGGGAGAAGCTGGTGCGGTCTGGCCAATGGCGCGGCTGGAGTCCTTCGGGAATGCTCGGCCATCGCATCGGCGGCAAGAAGCTGGGCATTATCGGCATGGGCCGCATCGGTCGCGCCGTCGCCCGCCGCGCCCGCGCCTTCGGCCTGTCGATCGCCTATCATAACCGCCACCGCCTGCCGTTCGAAGTCGAACAGGAACTGGAGGCGGAATGGTATGGCGACATCGACGCCATGCTGGCCGCCTGCGACATCGTGTCGATCCATTGCCCGCTCAACGGCGACAGCCGCGCCCTGATCGACGCGCGCCGCATCGCGCTGATGCCGCCGCACGCCTATCTCATCAACACTTCCCGCGCGGAAATCACGGACGAAGCCGCGCTGATCGCCGCGCTGGACGAAGGGCGCATCGCAGGAGCCGGGCTGGACGTCTATACCCATGAACCGGCGGTCGATGCCCGCCTGTTCGCGCTCGCCAACGTGGTCCTGCTGCCGCATATGGGTTCTGCCACGTTCGAAGGGCGCGATGCCACCGGCGCGCGGGTCATCGCCAATATCCGCAGCTGGGTCGATGGCCACCGCCCGCCCAATCAGGTGCTGGAAGGCTGGGTCTGA
- a CDS encoding SH3 domain-containing protein: MGYLGNGTGMKRILLGAGIALATVGTAFAAPGKPVPYWASLSQDEARMRVGPSLDYPSNWVYRRRDLPVKVVQVLGLWRRIEDADGTQGWMHVRLLSDTPTGIVRAGVAPLRESPREGARALFRAERGVVGRLSDCSGGWCSFDVKGQRGYVKASDVWGAVGN, from the coding sequence ATGGGATATTTGGGAAATGGCACGGGCATGAAGCGGATATTGCTGGGCGCGGGCATCGCGCTGGCCACAGTCGGAACGGCGTTCGCTGCGCCGGGCAAGCCGGTGCCATATTGGGCATCGCTGTCGCAGGACGAGGCGCGGATGCGGGTGGGACCGAGCCTGGATTACCCGTCCAACTGGGTCTATCGCCGCCGCGACCTGCCGGTGAAGGTAGTGCAGGTGCTGGGCCTGTGGCGCCGGATCGAGGATGCCGACGGCACGCAGGGATGGATGCACGTCCGCCTGTTGAGCGACACGCCGACCGGGATCGTGCGGGCCGGTGTCGCCCCATTGCGCGAATCGCCGCGTGAGGGCGCGCGGGCGCTGTTCCGGGCGGAGCGCGGCGTCGTGGGGCGGCTGAGCGACTGTTCGGGCGGCTGGTGCAGCTTCGACGTGAAGGGCCAGCGCGGCTATGTGAAGGCCAGCGATGTGTGGGGCGCGGTCGGAAACTAG
- a CDS encoding amidohydrolase family protein: protein MALSVLTFALATPALAQSLAITGATLAIGDGSEPMRNGTVVISAGKVVAAGAGIAVPPGAKVIDAGGKWVTPGLVSGYSRVGLVEVPGVKETNDASARSPFSAAIDVAPAINPLANPIAISRTAGITRAVVVPSTGTGIFAGQGAVVDLGADMNPITKARAFQYVEMGEAGAEDAGGSRAANILLFKTMLQEAQEFAKAPASYDGRSKDALLNRVDAKALVPVVTGAMPLMVHVESARDILTVLSLRQDFPALKVIIAGAAEGWMVAPQIAAAKVPVIAGGLDDLPSSFEKLAATQSNVGRMVKAGVAVSMGLMDRDEGLQLRLATQQAGNMVALNKVPGATGLSWGQALRTISSAPAEAMGLGESIGSLKAGRAGDVVMWDGDPLEMTSAPVAVWIDGIAQPLDNRQTKLRDRYATPGEGALPKAYEW, encoded by the coding sequence ATGGCGCTAAGCGTTTTGACCTTCGCTCTCGCCACCCCCGCGCTCGCCCAATCCCTCGCCATCACCGGCGCGACGCTCGCCATCGGCGACGGCTCCGAACCCATGCGCAACGGCACAGTCGTCATCAGCGCGGGCAAGGTCGTGGCGGCGGGCGCTGGCATCGCCGTCCCGCCCGGTGCCAAGGTCATCGACGCGGGCGGCAAATGGGTGACGCCCGGCCTCGTTTCCGGCTATTCGCGCGTGGGTCTGGTCGAAGTCCCCGGCGTCAAGGAGACCAACGACGCCAGCGCCCGATCGCCCTTTTCCGCTGCGATCGACGTGGCCCCGGCCATCAACCCGCTCGCCAACCCGATCGCGATCAGCCGCACGGCGGGCATCACTCGCGCCGTCGTGGTTCCCTCGACCGGCACCGGCATTTTCGCCGGGCAGGGCGCGGTGGTCGATCTCGGCGCGGACATGAACCCGATCACCAAGGCGCGCGCCTTCCAATATGTCGAAATGGGCGAAGCGGGCGCGGAGGATGCGGGCGGCAGCCGTGCCGCCAACATCCTCCTCTTCAAGACGATGCTGCAAGAAGCGCAGGAGTTCGCCAAAGCCCCCGCCAGCTATGACGGCCGCTCCAAGGATGCGCTGCTCAACCGTGTCGACGCAAAGGCGCTGGTCCCCGTCGTCACCGGCGCGATGCCGCTGATGGTCCATGTCGAAAGCGCGCGCGACATATTGACCGTCCTGTCGCTGCGGCAGGATTTCCCCGCGCTTAAGGTCATCATCGCCGGCGCCGCCGAAGGCTGGATGGTCGCGCCCCAGATCGCCGCCGCCAAAGTGCCGGTGATCGCGGGCGGCCTCGACGATCTCCCCTCCAGCTTCGAAAAACTCGCCGCCACCCAAAGCAATGTCGGGCGCATGGTGAAGGCAGGCGTCGCCGTCTCCATGGGGCTGATGGACCGTGACGAGGGGCTGCAACTGCGCCTCGCCACTCAACAGGCGGGCAATATGGTGGCGCTGAACAAAGTGCCGGGCGCAACGGGCCTCAGCTGGGGTCAGGCGCTCCGCACCATCAGCAGCGCTCCCGCCGAAGCGATGGGCCTTGGCGAGAGCATCGGTTCGCTCAAGGCCGGGAGGGCAGGGGACGTGGTGATGTGGGACGGCGACCCGCTGGAAATGACATCCGCCCCGGTCGCGGTATGGATCGACGGCATCGCCCAACCCCTCGACAACCGCCAGACCAAACTCCGCGATCGCTACGCCACACCGGGCGAAGGCGCGCTGCCCAAGGCCTATGAATGGTAA
- a CDS encoding amidohydrolase — protein MKKTRSALLIAALLAGAAGPAVAKKDKEASAPTQGSSAEPENPYPSTYKAYPGVATAIRGATIFDGEGGRIDNGVIFLSDGKVTAIGGPDTPVPADIALFDGTGKYVTPGVIDIHSHLGDYPSPSVDALSDGNEATSPVTAHVWAEHSIWPQDAGFGRAIANGGVTSLQILPGSANLFGGRSVTLKNVPARTMQGMKFPGAPQGLKMACGENPKRVYGSKGREPSTRMGNMAVNRQTWIKAREYQKKRAAGKDQTRDLGMETLADVLEGKIMVHNHCYRADEMANVIDMSKEFGYKVSTFHHAVEAYKIADLLRDNGICSALWGDWYGFKMEAYDGIKENVPLVHRAGACTIVHSDDENGIQRLNQEAAKALGAGRRMGIDIADEVAWTWLAINPARAMGIADQTGSLKVGKMADVVLWNGNPFSTYTRPEKVWIDGALLYDSANPKRRPVSDFELGQIGAGDVK, from the coding sequence ATGAAGAAAACAAGAAGCGCGCTGCTCATCGCCGCGCTGCTGGCCGGGGCCGCCGGGCCAGCGGTCGCAAAGAAGGACAAGGAAGCATCCGCCCCGACGCAGGGCAGCTCGGCGGAACCGGAAAATCCCTACCCCTCGACCTACAAAGCCTATCCCGGCGTCGCCACGGCGATCCGGGGCGCGACCATCTTCGACGGGGAAGGGGGCCGCATCGACAATGGCGTGATTTTCCTGTCGGATGGCAAGGTGACGGCCATCGGCGGTCCCGACACCCCGGTCCCCGCCGACATCGCGCTATTCGACGGCACCGGCAAATATGTGACGCCGGGCGTCATCGACATTCACAGCCATCTGGGCGATTATCCCTCGCCCAGCGTGGACGCCCTGTCCGACGGCAATGAAGCGACATCGCCCGTCACTGCCCATGTCTGGGCCGAACATAGCATCTGGCCGCAGGACGCAGGTTTCGGCCGCGCCATCGCCAATGGCGGCGTGACCAGCCTTCAGATCCTCCCCGGCTCGGCCAACCTGTTCGGCGGACGCAGCGTGACGCTGAAAAACGTCCCCGCCCGCACCATGCAGGGGATGAAATTCCCCGGCGCGCCGCAGGGGCTGAAAATGGCGTGCGGCGAAAACCCCAAGCGCGTCTATGGCTCAAAGGGCCGCGAACCGTCCACGCGCATGGGCAATATGGCGGTCAACCGCCAGACCTGGATCAAGGCGCGTGAATATCAAAAGAAGCGCGCCGCCGGAAAGGACCAGACCCGCGACCTTGGCATGGAAACGCTGGCCGACGTGCTGGAAGGCAAGATCATGGTCCACAACCATTGCTACCGCGCCGACGAAATGGCCAATGTCATCGATATGAGCAAGGAGTTCGGCTATAAAGTGTCGACCTTCCACCACGCGGTCGAAGCCTATAAGATCGCCGACCTGCTGCGCGACAATGGCATCTGTTCGGCGCTGTGGGGCGACTGGTATGGCTTCAAGATGGAAGCCTATGACGGCATCAAGGAAAATGTCCCGCTGGTCCACCGCGCCGGTGCCTGCACCATCGTCCATAGCGACGATGAAAACGGCATCCAGCGGCTCAATCAGGAAGCGGCCAAAGCGCTGGGCGCGGGCCGCCGCATGGGGATAGACATAGCCGACGAGGTCGCCTGGACCTGGCTCGCCATCAACCCCGCCCGCGCCATGGGCATCGCGGACCAGACCGGCAGCCTGAAAGTCGGCAAAATGGCGGACGTGGTGCTGTGGAACGGCAATCCGTTCAGCACCTACACGCGGCCCGAAAAAGTCTGGATCGACGGCGCGCTTCTCTACGACAGCGCCAACCCCAAACGCCGCCCGGTCAGCGACTTTGAACTCGGCCAGATCGGCGCGGGAGACGTAAAATGA
- a CDS encoding peptide MFS transporter: MTTSIPGSISGAAGAGKTWLGHPRGLFLLFFAEMWERFSYYGMRAILIFYLTKHFLFGEDKAYLLYGAYTSLVYITPVIGGYLADRFLGPRKAVLVGGVFIAIGHFLIALTEGPGGQDGFYLNGFYLALASIIVGTGFLKANISVLVGELYPRDDARRDPAFSIFYMGINVGGMMGPLVCGLLGETMGWGWGFGAAGVGMLLGLVMFLWLTPWLLGKGEPPAPQQLRAPAVAGLSQEWTIYLGAALGVVAIWLVIRYAELLGYALLIFAALTVIYIVWRTLRTLGKVDRDRMFAALFLIALNPLFWGLFEQTGSSLNIFTDRNVDRNILGWDVPASMFQSVNSVFIILLAPLFAVLWTILDKRRLEPSSPAKFGIGLILCGAGFLILVEGAAMAGEDLTPLLFVILIYLFHTMAELCFSPVGLSAMTRLSVSNMVGLVMGTWFLAMAAGNFIAGLIARATGSGEAGGVAQVLDVYTRIGWFSIIVGGAVLLISPYIKRLMHLDLIASEEKP, from the coding sequence ATGACGACCTCAATTCCTGGCTCGATTTCCGGTGCGGCGGGGGCAGGCAAGACCTGGCTCGGCCATCCGCGCGGGCTGTTCCTGCTATTCTTCGCGGAAATGTGGGAGCGTTTTTCCTACTACGGAATGCGCGCCATCCTGATTTTCTACCTCACCAAACATTTCCTGTTCGGGGAGGATAAGGCGTATCTGCTCTACGGTGCCTATACCTCGCTGGTCTATATCACGCCCGTCATCGGCGGCTATCTGGCCGACCGCTTCCTGGGACCGCGTAAGGCTGTGCTGGTGGGCGGCGTGTTCATCGCCATCGGCCATTTCCTGATCGCCCTGACCGAAGGACCGGGCGGGCAGGACGGCTTCTACCTCAACGGCTTCTACCTTGCGCTGGCCAGCATCATCGTCGGCACCGGCTTCCTCAAAGCCAATATCTCGGTGCTGGTGGGCGAACTTTACCCCCGCGACGATGCGCGCCGCGACCCGGCCTTCTCCATCTTCTACATGGGCATCAATGTCGGCGGCATGATGGGTCCGCTGGTCTGCGGCCTGCTGGGTGAAACCATGGGCTGGGGCTGGGGTTTCGGCGCTGCGGGGGTAGGCATGTTGCTGGGCCTCGTCATGTTCCTGTGGCTCACCCCCTGGCTGCTGGGCAAGGGCGAACCGCCCGCGCCGCAGCAATTGCGCGCGCCCGCCGTCGCGGGTCTCAGCCAGGAATGGACCATTTATCTGGGCGCAGCCCTGGGCGTCGTCGCGATCTGGCTGGTGATCCGCTATGCCGAATTGCTGGGCTATGCGCTGCTCATTTTCGCCGCGCTGACGGTGATCTACATCGTCTGGCGCACCCTGCGCACGCTGGGCAAGGTCGATCGCGACCGTATGTTCGCTGCCCTGTTCCTGATCGCGCTCAATCCCTTATTCTGGGGATTGTTCGAACAGACCGGCTCCTCGCTCAACATCTTCACCGACCGCAATGTCGACCGCAACATATTGGGCTGGGATGTTCCCGCCTCCATGTTCCAGTCAGTCAATTCGGTCTTCATCATCCTGCTCGCGCCGCTGTTCGCGGTGCTGTGGACAATCCTCGACAAACGCCGCCTCGAACCATCCTCTCCCGCCAAATTCGGCATCGGCCTCATCCTGTGCGGCGCGGGCTTCCTCATACTGGTGGAGGGCGCGGCGATGGCGGGGGAGGATCTCACCCCGCTGCTGTTCGTCATCCTCATCTACCTGTTCCACACCATGGCCGAACTCTGCTTCTCGCCCGTGGGCCTGTCCGCCATGACCCGCCTGTCGGTGTCGAACATGGTCGGCCTGGTCATGGGGACATGGTTCCTGGCCATGGCGGCGGGTAATTTCATCGCCGGCCTCATTGCCCGCGCGACCGGCAGCGGGGAGGCAGGCGGTGTTGCCCAGGTGCTGGACGTCTACACTCGCATCGGCTGGTTCTCGATCATCGTGGGCGGCGCAGTGCTGCTCATCTCCCCTTATATCAAGCGACTGATGCACCTCGATCTGATCGCGTCGGAGGAAAAACCATGA